The nucleotide sequence GGAGCGTCTGATCGGCATCTTCCAGACGCCGAACGTCGGCATCGAGACGTCGGTCGCGGAGCTCAAGCGCGCGAAGAAGGAAGGCTACAAGGGCGTCGCGCTCTCGGCGTGGCCGTCGGGTGGCGACAACCTGCGCCCCGAGGACGATGCCTTCTGGGCGACGGCCGCGGACATCGACATGCCCGTCTCGATCCACCTCCTCCTCGCGGCGCAGCAGGCGAAGATGGGCGCGTCGAACAAGGGCTCGGTCGCCATCGGCGCGTCGGCGTTCATGTACACGATGCCGATCATGGTCGAGATGATCTTCCAGGGCGTGTTCGACCGCTTCCCGAAGCTCCGTCTCGGCCTGATCGAGGTCGGCGTCGGCTGGATCCCGCACTTCCTCGAGATGGTCGACGACCGCTACTGGCGGAACCGCCACTGGACGAACACCAAGACGAAGAAGGTGCCGAGCGACTACTTCCACGACCACATGCTCGCGACCTTCATCGTCGATCACAACGGCGTGTCGGTGCGCCACCAGGTGGGCGTCGACAACATGGCGTGGTCGACCGACTTCCCGCACCACGGCAACGACTGGCCGTACTCGCGCAAGGTGATCGACGAGCTCTTCGTGAACGTCCCCGAAGAGGAGCGCCGCAAGATCATCTGTGACAACGCGGTGCGGTTCTGGAATCTCGGCAACTGACGCCCGACGCCGACGGGTATCACTGGTTCGCCTTCGAGGTGCTCGTGCGCGACCTGGATCCCCAGGCGCACATGGCGAACCACGTCTACGTCGCCTACCTGTCCGAGGCGCGGGCGCGCTGGGTGCGGGCCGTCGACCCGCACGGGCGTCACTTTCGCCCGTCGGTCGTGGCCGACGTCCACGTGAAGTACGTGAGCTCGCTGCTCGCGCGCGAAGCGTTCCGGGTCGGTGTGCGCGTGGCCCGCGTCGGCACGTCGAGCATCACGTTCGGCTACCGGATACTCGGCTGCGACGGCCGCGTCGCGGCCGAGGCGGACAGCGTCGAGGTGATGATCGATCCGGAGACGCGGCGGCCGCGGGCGCTGTCGGCGGAGGGACGCAGGTTGCTGGGGCCGAGGAGCCGAGGCCGGACTCGTCGCCGTTCTCAGCCTTGCGAAGAGCGCGACACCAACCTCGCGTAGGCTCGCGACGAGACCGGCGGCACGCGGCTTGCTCCTACGGTGAGGCATGTGGCCGCCTCCCAAGCTCATCGCCAGCCTCCTGACGTGGCGCGGGTGGAACCCCCGGGTGATCCGCGCGGGAAGCAGGCTTCACGCCCGTCTCTTGCAACGATTTCAGCGGGCGAAGCTGATCGGCGGCGACGCGCTCGTCCTC is from Candidatus Eisenbacteria bacterium and encodes:
- a CDS encoding amidohydrolase family protein translates to MARAYRIISADSHTLEPPDLWDKWLEKKYLDTAPKLVEDKDGGHAWLYMGATTPEPLGLVTCVGTRPEDLKWTGARFGKPTNGAQREIDPGCYIGDKRLAIMDEDGVDAEILYPPQRAMLTFMKQQNKEAHLAGIQAYNRWLKDGFCAADPERLIGIFQTPNVGIETSVAELKRAKKEGYKGVALSAWPSGGDNLRPEDDAFWATAADIDMPVSIHLLLAAQQAKMGASNKGSVAIGASAFMYTMPIMVEMIFQGVFDRFPKLRLGLIEVGVGWIPHFLEMVDDRYWRNRHWTNTKTKKVPSDYFHDHMLATFIVDHNGVSVRHQVGVDNMAWSTDFPHHGNDWPYSRKVIDELFVNVPEEERRKIICDNAVRFWNLGN
- a CDS encoding thioesterase family protein, producing the protein MRDLDPQAHMANHVYVAYLSEARARWVRAVDPHGRHFRPSVVADVHVKYVSSLLAREAFRVGVRVARVGTSSITFGYRILGCDGRVAAEADSVEVMIDPETRRPRALSAEGRRLLGPRSRGRTRRRSQPCEERDTNLA